One window of Anaerobaca lacustris genomic DNA carries:
- a CDS encoding discoidin domain-containing protein, with translation MFTRRFCLYAIAIALVGFAPVQGAVVTDHFEQPHDFVADGVAGTIWDGFLGLDAGETVTALNASMDRPGQLYVESADAFWHEPWTPLGPFLYKMVEGDFIATVKVTDYAGTAAAPVYHNNGGLMARALPDDAGPGEDWVALDYFPIWSCGNFVRTANDGVRTENGHNGKQFDLDPYLQIERIGNVFHFRTSTDGVTWTDMAVSPITRDDLADVPVQVGVYQATYSSDAGYLAFDEFTLEGPLVVPLMKSYNPTPADGAADVERDTVLGWLVPEGVAAQDVYFGTSAEDVAAADRVNPLGVLVAEGQSDTTFVPAEGLEYGQTYYWRVDVVEADGVTTHAGDLWSFTAEPYAYPIANVVATSNAASEAETGPENTVNGSGLDGLGRHSTEPTDMWLGEPVDEPVWIQFEFDTSYKLHEMRVWNYNVMFEKLLGLGLKDVTVEYSTNGTDWTTLGDVQLNQATARADYTHNTTVDLGGAIARFVRLTVNSGYSTRGQYGLSEVRFFYKPVVARGPQPANQATNVAPDAMLRWRPGREAVSHEVYFDTSMTAVVSGASPANAVTESRYAPGELNLGTTYYWKVNEVNEAADPSVWEGNLWSFSTLEFFIVDDFESYTDDIDAGRAIFDTWLDGWVNETGSTVGYLNSPFAERTIVHGGRQSMPLQYDNASAPWKSEAERAWSTPQDWTRNGIDTLRLFFRGPSPEEGQAGNAPDGLYVAIHDNNGQSAIVKHPDPQATLIDAWQQWQIPLSPFSAAGVALNRVAKMVIGIGDPDNPSAGGEGLVFIDTISVGHPLSSMPMVTEIESFDNSRDFLTEGTDGTFWDGFLGLGDNETVDALNASLDRPGQLFIQSTGAFFHEPWSPIGPFLYKVVEGNFIATVKVAEYAGTAEEPVYHNTCGLMARALPDEAGPGEDWVSLDYFPIWNCGNFVRSANDDARTENGHNGKAFAADRYLQIERIGNVFHFRTSPDGASWTEMAVSPLTRDDLEGLALQVGLFQATYSDNLGYAAFDDFILETP, from the coding sequence ATGTTCACGAGACGATTCTGTTTGTACGCCATCGCTATCGCCCTGGTGGGATTTGCACCCGTGCAGGGAGCAGTGGTCACGGATCACTTCGAGCAGCCCCACGATTTTGTCGCCGACGGCGTTGCGGGGACGATTTGGGATGGATTCCTCGGTCTCGATGCGGGTGAAACCGTCACCGCGCTGAATGCGTCGATGGATCGACCCGGCCAGTTGTACGTCGAGTCGGCGGACGCTTTCTGGCACGAGCCCTGGACACCACTGGGCCCCTTCCTCTATAAGATGGTCGAGGGAGACTTCATCGCGACGGTCAAGGTGACGGATTACGCCGGCACGGCCGCAGCGCCGGTCTATCACAACAACGGCGGACTGATGGCCAGGGCATTGCCCGACGACGCCGGACCGGGCGAGGACTGGGTCGCGCTGGACTACTTCCCCATCTGGAGCTGTGGCAATTTCGTGCGAACCGCCAACGACGGGGTCCGCACCGAGAACGGCCATAACGGCAAGCAGTTCGACCTCGATCCCTATCTCCAGATCGAACGGATTGGGAACGTCTTCCACTTCCGGACCAGCACCGATGGGGTCACGTGGACGGACATGGCCGTCTCGCCGATCACGAGAGACGATCTGGCCGACGTACCAGTGCAGGTCGGAGTGTATCAGGCCACATACTCGTCCGATGCCGGCTATCTGGCCTTTGACGAGTTCACCCTTGAGGGGCCGCTTGTCGTGCCGCTCATGAAGTCGTACAACCCGACCCCTGCCGACGGGGCCGCCGACGTCGAGCGTGACACCGTGCTCGGCTGGCTGGTGCCCGAAGGCGTGGCGGCACAGGATGTCTACTTCGGAACCTCCGCCGAGGATGTCGCCGCTGCCGACAGGGTCAATCCCCTGGGCGTGCTGGTCGCTGAGGGGCAAAGCGATACGACGTTCGTTCCGGCCGAAGGGTTGGAATACGGGCAGACCTATTATTGGCGCGTTGACGTCGTCGAGGCCGACGGCGTCACCACGCACGCGGGCGATCTGTGGAGCTTCACCGCCGAGCCGTATGCGTACCCCATCGCCAACGTTGTCGCGACCAGCAACGCCGCCTCGGAAGCGGAGACCGGTCCGGAGAACACCGTCAATGGTTCGGGCCTGGACGGCCTCGGTCGGCATTCGACCGAGCCGACGGACATGTGGCTCGGCGAGCCCGTCGATGAACCCGTGTGGATCCAGTTCGAATTCGATACGAGCTACAAGCTCCACGAAATGCGGGTCTGGAACTACAACGTGATGTTCGAGAAGCTGCTCGGCCTGGGACTCAAGGACGTCACGGTGGAGTACTCGACCAACGGGACCGACTGGACGACCCTCGGAGACGTTCAGCTCAACCAGGCGACGGCACGGGCCGACTACACGCACAACACGACCGTCGATCTGGGCGGCGCGATCGCCCGATTCGTCCGTCTGACGGTCAACAGCGGCTACAGCACGAGAGGCCAGTACGGATTGAGCGAGGTCCGCTTCTTCTACAAGCCGGTCGTGGCGCGGGGCCCCCAGCCGGCGAACCAAGCAACGAATGTGGCCCCGGATGCCATGCTTCGTTGGCGCCCCGGCAGAGAAGCCGTGAGCCATGAGGTCTACTTCGACACCAGCATGACCGCCGTTGTCAGCGGTGCAAGCCCGGCCAATGCCGTGACCGAGAGCCGCTATGCTCCGGGCGAGCTGAATCTGGGCACAACGTACTACTGGAAGGTGAACGAAGTCAACGAGGCCGCCGACCCGAGCGTGTGGGAAGGCAACCTCTGGAGCTTCTCCACGCTGGAGTTCTTCATCGTCGACGACTTCGAGAGCTACACGGACGATATCGACGCCGGCCGGGCCATCTTCGACACGTGGCTTGACGGGTGGGTCAACGAAACCGGCTCGACGGTCGGCTATCTCAACTCGCCGTTCGCCGAAAGGACCATCGTTCACGGCGGACGCCAGTCGATGCCCCTGCAGTACGACAATGCTTCGGCCCCGTGGAAATCCGAGGCCGAACGCGCGTGGAGCACCCCGCAGGACTGGACACGGAACGGCATCGACACTCTGCGGCTGTTCTTCCGGGGCCCATCGCCCGAAGAAGGCCAGGCCGGCAATGCACCGGATGGCTTGTACGTGGCGATTCATGACAACAACGGACAGTCTGCGATCGTCAAGCACCCTGATCCGCAGGCGACCCTGATCGACGCATGGCAGCAGTGGCAGATTCCGCTCAGTCCGTTCAGTGCCGCCGGCGTGGCTCTCAACCGCGTCGCGAAGATGGTCATCGGCATCGGCGATCCGGACAACCCGTCGGCCGGGGGTGAGGGTCTGGTCTTCATCGACACCATCAGCGTCGGTCATCCACTCAGTTCAATGCCGATGGTCACGGAGATCGAGAGCTTCGATAACTCGCGCGATTTCCTCACGGAAGGCACCGACGGAACGTTTTGGGACGGCTTTCTGGGGCTGGGCGACAACGAGACGGTCGATGCGCTGAATGCGTCACTCGACCGCCCGGGCCAGTTGTTCATCCAATCCACCGGGGCCTTCTTCCACGAGCCCTGGTCGCCCATCGGACCGTTCCTCTACAAGGTGGTCGAGGGCAACTTCATCGCGACGGTGAAGGTCGCCGAGTATGCCGGGACCGCCGAAGAGCCGGTCTATCACAATACCTGCGGCCTGATGGCCAGAGCACTGCCCGACGAGGCGGGGCCGGGCGAAGACTGGGTCTCCCTGGACTACTTCC